A genomic segment from Aspergillus chevalieri M1 DNA, chromosome 7, nearly complete sequence encodes:
- the RPS4 gene encoding 40S ribosomal protein eS4 (COG:J;~EggNog:ENOG410PFCX;~InterPro:IPR041982,IPR032277,IPR038237,IPR000876, IPR002942,IPR018199,IPR013843,IPR013845,IPR014722;~PFAM:PF00900,PF08071,PF01479,PF16121;~go_component: GO:0005840 - ribosome [Evidence IEA];~go_function: GO:0003723 - RNA binding [Evidence IEA];~go_function: GO:0003735 - structural constituent of ribosome [Evidence IEA];~go_process: GO:0006412 - translation [Evidence IEA]), with translation MPRGPTKHQKRLSAPSHWLLDKMSGTYAPKASPGPHKLRDCLPLIVFIRNRLKYALNGREVKAIMMQRLIKVDGKVRTDTTYPAGFMDVISIEKTGENFRLIYDTKGRFTVHRIQAEEAEYKLGKVKRVQLGKGGIPFLVTHDARTIRYPDPAIKVNDTVKIDLATGKIVDFVRFDTGVVVMCTGGRNMGRVGVITHRERHDGGFNIVHIKDAVENTFATRESNVFIIGQDKPWISLPKGKGVKLSIAEERDRRRAHAIAQ, from the exons ATGCCTCGCGGACC TACTAAGCACCAGAAGCGCCTTAGTGCGCCCTCGCACTGGCTCCTGGACAAAATGTCCGGAACCTATGCCCCCAAGGCCTCTCCTGGTCCTCACAAGCTCCGGGACTGCCTTCCCTTGATCGTCTTCATCCGTAACCG TCTCAAGTACGCCCTGAACGGTCGCGAGGTCAAGGCCATCATGATGCAGCGTCTCATCAAGGTCGACGGCAAGGTCCGCACCGACACCACCTACCCCGCTGGTTTCATGGACGTCATCTCTATCGAGAAGACCGGCGAGAACTTCCGTCTCATCTACGATACCAAGGGCCGTTTCACCGTCCACCGCATCCAGGCCGAGGAGGCTGAGTACAAGCTCGGCAAGGtcaagcgtgttcagctCGGCAAGGGCGGGATCCCATTCTTGGTTACGCACGATGCGAGAAC CATCCGTTACCCCGACCCCGCCATCAAGGTCAACGACACCGTCAAGATCGATCTTGCCACCGGCAAGATCGTTGACTTCGTCCGCTTCGACACTGGCGTTGTTGTCATGTGTACTGGTGGTCGTAACATGGGTCGTGTTGGTGTCATCACTCACCGTGAGCGCCACGACGGTGGTTTCAACATTGTCCACATCAAGGACGCTGTTGAGAACACCTTCGCCACCCGTGAGTCCAACGTCTTCATCATTGGACAGGACAAGCCCTGGATCTCCCTCCCCAAGGGCAAGGGTGTCAAG CTCTCCATTGCTGAGGAGCGTGACCGCCGCCGTGCCCACGCTATTGCCCAGTAA
- a CDS encoding uncharacterized protein (COG:S;~EggNog:ENOG410PU94;~InterPro:IPR023578), whose translation MNFVISPYEKTAFGPIFTTAEDTSPYLAVDNGMDSFISLTPQSPLAESTFVPVQSTYPSLFRPSAERPHFSVSYKWWEDEATTVLWAFDAGEIQRVIRYGLFPDENLPRTALQSRNESTVDSFLFTLVQPHERPFIANLSHVQKVEEILRRSKGTSPALVPWSWFPSVMSREQDPEAIAKAIDAESRLHFTRIPFEEWVRYSLGYRSTLVDSFLEEHTKLFHHLLHYFDGLPEELKRYAEVEKHLRKRSPFAHRALVQSLLTVQSGGEQRPPLSPVPGFDFVAGPIQRLFKEHPPSLTAILKVLCVLEVRFRSMYLHIPEMDWNESFDTTVTFFEDVLASTSAVDLARTLTTTDEGHFSELDEQGLMTEGPVARQIIVEWHKLSMAVWEACSALPDLIAYIQECVQALFLIRNYHSLTAMLNGLQKYSILAMTFNNVNSITGTVTLGPVLPADLFYLLNPFHNYLAYRQQFHEAPGIPFLLPHIREFKQHGQGVLRQLFQEIQIPLP comes from the exons ATGAACTTCGTCATCAGCCCATACGAAAAGACCGCTTTCGGGCCAATTTTTACTACAGCAGAAGATACCAGTCCCTATCTCGCAGTGGATAATGGAATGGATTCCTTCATTTCTCTCACTCCCCAGTCTCCTCTAGCGGAATCAACCTTTGTCCCGGTGCAGTCGACCTACCCCTCCCTGTTCCGGCCAAGTGCAGAACGGCCTCATTTCTCCGTCTCATACAAGTGGTGGGAGGATGAAGCTACGACTGTTCTCTGGGCATTCGATGCTGGGGAGATTCAACGGGTGATTCGATACGGACTATTTCCGGATGAGAATCTCCCGCGTACGGCTCTGCAGAGTCGGAATGAGAGTACTGTTGACAGCTTTCTATTCACGCTTGTACAGCCACATGAAAGGCCATTTATTGCCAATCTGTCGCATGTCCAGAAGGTCGAGGAGATCCTGCGGCGATCCAAGGGCACGAGCCCAGCGCTTGTCCCCTGGAGCTGGTTTCCGTCGGTGATGAGCCGTGAGCAGGATCCGGAGGCTATTGCCAAAGCAATTGATGCTGAGAGTCGGTTGCATTTTACTCGAATTCCTTTTGAGGAGTGGGTGCGGTACTCGTTAGGTTACCGGTCTACTTTGGTCGATTCATTTTTGGAGGAGCATACGAAACTCTTCCATCACCTCCTACACTACTTTGATGGGTTACCAGAGGAGCTTAAAAGGTATGCTGAGGTTGAAAAG CATTTGCGAAAGCGGAGCCCGTTTGCTCATCGGGCTTTGGTGCAATCCTTGCTCACCGTGCAGTCTGGTGGAGAGCAGCGGCCTCCATTGAGCCCGGTGCCTGGATTCGACTTCGTCGCAGGCCCAATTCAGCGCCTTTTCAAAGAACATCCCCCAAGCCTAACGGCCATTCTGAAGGTGCTCTGTGTTCTAGAGGTCAGGTTCCGAAGTATGTATCTGCACATTCCTGAAATGGACTGGAATGAGAGCTTCGACACCACCGTTACTTTCTTCGAGGACGTGCTTGCCTCGACTTCGGCGGTTGACTTGGCTCGCACGTTGACCACTACCGACGAGGGCCACTTTTCCGAACTGGATGAGCAAGGCCTCATGACAGAGGGCCCTGTGGCGCGGCAAATTATCGTGGAATGGCACAAGCTGAGCATGGCAGTTTGGGAAGCATGTTCCGCATTGCCGGACTTGATAGCATATATCCAAGAATGTGTACAG GCTCTCTTCCTCATTCGAAACTACCATTCGTTAACGGCGATGCTGAACGGTCTCCAAAAATACAGCATCTTGGCTATGACATTCAACAACGTGAACAGCATCACAGGCACGGTGACCCTGGGTCCCGTCCTTCCAGCTGACCTATTCTACCTCCTGAACCCATTCCACAACTACCTCGCGTACCGGCAACAATTCCACGAGGCCCCGGGAATTCCTTTCCTCCTGCCTCATATCAGAGAATTCAAGCAACACGGCCAGGGCGTACTACGCCAGTTGTTCCAGGAGATTCAGATCCCTCTTCCTTGA
- a CDS encoding uncharacterized protein (InterPro:IPR025659), with amino-acid sequence MSSHLLQFPSAHHNPSQETTLYLLPKVSPRCATDYTINNAINGKAVFRVTGKKYGSTPGREFRDESGLPLFKLTRGAVLSRWPWRITLPDNKEKDLGRVCARDPSMKIKLHIARNCVIGDRKREDEMVRLEVRRTTTLYMLGVLVEDGDNEEKWKVADIRECVERNKTVGHWPGGPYDHVPPKRVLDMKVAEGWICRF; translated from the coding sequence ATGTCTTCCCACCTCCTCCAGTTTCCATCCGCCCATCACAACCCCTCCCAAGAAACCACCCTCTACCTCCTCCCCAAAGTCTCCCCCCGCTGTGCAACAGACTACACCATTAACAATGCCATAAATGGCAAAGCAGTCTTCAGAGTCACAGGCAAGAAATATGGCTCTACTCCAGGACGTGAGTTCCGCGATGAGTCCGGGTTACCGCTTTTCAAATTGACGAGAGGTGCTGTGCTATCTAGATGGCCGTGGAGAATAACATTACCGGATAATAAAGAGAAGGATTTGGGGAGGGTTTGTGCCAGGGATCCTTCAATGAAAATCAAACTTCATATTGCGCGGAATTGTGTTATTGGGGATCGGAAACGAGAGGATGAGATGGTCAGGTTGGAGGTTCGGCGAACGACGACGCTATATATGCTTGGTGTGCTTGTTGAGGATGGCGATAATGAGGAGAAATGGAAAGTTGCAGATATCAGAGAGTGTGTGGAGAGGAATAAGACTGTCGGGCATTGGCCTGGCGGGCCTTACGATCATGTGCCGCCGAAACGGGTTCTGGATATGAAAGTTGCGGAGGGGTGGATTTGTCGATTTTGA